One window from the genome of Patescibacteria group bacterium encodes:
- a CDS encoding RsiV family protein — protein sequence MNCLKKITAVVLLLSLFVLSGCQQIKDIFNPTTPTETTIPATQEDSSAATEAPTQTEPTQQTTEPTTEPPQDSLKEGSSLVYTEDSGDPSNGTAVNISISLPQFTGANSQSINDYMKQRFESIKAEALSIKDSSDPLMGGGIEYEHEYKLEFSDKYINVIQTDYTYLAGAVHPMHNSYSDNFDALTGQRILLVDLFKDNSEYARVLAERSFDIMYADKNKYVNVGYYSREEIDANPSLRTEVKDACVAALSDNTFKVTEEGLTLIFNPYTIAPYAYGTIEVKIPWSDLKDIRK from the coding sequence ATGAACTGTTTAAAAAAAATAACCGCCGTTGTACTGCTTCTGTCCCTATTTGTGCTTAGCGGCTGCCAACAGATAAAGGATATTTTTAATCCCACCACCCCGACGGAAACAACCATTCCGGCAACGCAGGAGGATAGCTCAGCTGCTACCGAAGCTCCGACACAAACCGAACCAACACAGCAAACCACAGAGCCGACAACCGAGCCGCCGCAGGACAGCTTAAAGGAAGGCTCCTCACTCGTCTATACTGAGGACTCCGGCGACCCCTCTAACGGGACCGCCGTTAATATAAGCATATCCCTCCCCCAGTTTACGGGAGCGAATTCCCAGTCCATAAACGATTATATGAAGCAGCGCTTCGAGTCAATCAAAGCGGAAGCTCTTTCCATAAAGGACTCCTCTGACCCGCTTATGGGCGGCGGTATTGAATACGAACATGAATATAAGCTGGAATTTTCCGATAAATATATAAATGTTATTCAAACGGACTACACATATCTGGCAGGTGCAGTTCATCCCATGCACAATTCCTATTCGGACAATTTCGACGCCTTGACAGGCCAGCGTATCCTGTTAGTCGATTTATTTAAGGATAACTCAGAGTACGCGCGTGTCCTCGCGGAGCGCAGCTTCGATATTATGTATGCAGATAAGAATAAATACGTCAACGTGGGATATTACAGCAGGGAGGAAATAGACGCCAATCCATCCTTGAGAACAGAGGTAAAGGACGCCTGCGTCGCCGCCCTGTCAGACAACACCTTCAAGGTAACCGAAGAAGGATTGACGCTCATCTTCAATCCATACACAATAGCTCCCTACGCATACGGCACAATAGAAGTAAAAATCCCATGGTCTGATTTGAAGGATATAAGAAAATAA